Proteins encoded within one genomic window of Triticum aestivum cultivar Chinese Spring chromosome 2D, IWGSC CS RefSeq v2.1, whole genome shotgun sequence:
- the LOC123052524 gene encoding protein LTO1 homolog, whose translation MDFLEPTLALDETHYQEGYTNGYDDGLVSGKEEARQVGLKNGFQAGEELGFYQGCLDVWMSVIRLDQDAFSARVRKYMEQLAALVSNYPLSDPEDEQLQGMMREIRLKFSVITGSLGAKLGYEGRPTSSEQDIEDM comes from the coding sequence ATGGATTTTCTTGAACCAACATTAGCCTTAGATGAGACACATTATCAAGAGGGTTATACAAATGGGTATGATGATGGCCTGGTATCTGGAAAGGAAGAGGCAAGGCAGGTTGGCTTAAAGAATGGTTTCCAGGCTGGCGAAGAACTGGGATTCTATCAGGGCTGCTTGGATGTGTGGATGTCAGTAATTCGCCTTGATCAAGATGCATTCTCAGCTCGGGTGAGGAAATACATGGAGCAACTAGCTGCACTTGTGAGCAACTATCCTTTGTCTGATCCAGAGGATGAGCAGCTTCAAGGCATGATGAGGGAGATAAGACTGAAATTCAGCGTTATCACGGGAAGCTTAGGAGCAAAATTGGGGTATGAAGGTCGCCCCACATCATCTGAGCAAGACATCGAGGATATGTAG
- the LOC123052521 gene encoding tyrosyl-DNA phosphodiesterase 1, which translates to MSSSSQVRVGTLVPFVEGKSGSPSASSLPMPSIPIFKGSNVVGRSNLVAVDKRVSRKHLSLRALPDGSLEVVVEGPNPIVVRSEGQRRKVCAQQRAKIMHDDVLELIPGEYFMKYVNMSDERKSSTSVESHDLKKGKRHSEEDSVVAKRNRQVMEDEALARTSQESFAEESTSVTEVVSSLDSAGSSERNKERTHSVGPLKDVLPLTFRLMRVQGLPSWTNTSTVTIPDVIQGEVLLAVLSNYMVDMDWLLTACPSLRKVPHVLVLHGEDGASLERLKKTKPANWILHKPPLPISFGTHHSKAMLLVYPQGIRVVVHTANLIHVDWNNKSQGLWTQDFPWKKANDTSTNIGFENDLVDYLRALKWPEFRVNLPVAGDVNINAAFFRKFDYSSSTVRLIGSVPGYHVGPNMKKWGHMKLRSVLEECVFEKQFCKSPLIYQFSSLGSLDEKWMSEFACSLSAGKADDGSQLGIGKPLIVWPTVEDVRCSIEGYAAGSCIPSPQKNVEKDFLRKYWSRWKADHVGRCRAMPHIKTFTRYNGQNIAWFLLTSSNLSKAAWGALQKNNTQLMIRSYELGVLFLPKTLQSVPQFSCTDKSRSNLDKLALGKNIKTKLVTLCWKGDEEKDPSAEVVRLPVPYQIPPQLYGPEDVPWSWDRRYTKKDVYGSVWPRHG; encoded by the exons ATGTCGTCTTCCTCCCAA GTAAGGGTTGGGACTCTGGTTCCCTTTGTTGAAGGCAAATCTGGGTCACCGAGTGCGTCGTCGCTGCCAATGCCAAGCATTCCCATCTTCAAGGGCTCCAATGTCGTCGGGAGGAGTAATTTGGTGGCTGTTGACAAGAGGGTCAGCCGCAAGCATTTGAGCCTGCGCGCCTTGCCTGATGGCTCTCTCGAAGTCGTTGTG GAGGGGCCAAATCCCATTGTTGTCCGATCAGAGGGTCAGAGAAGAAAAGTTTGTGCTCAGCAGAGAGCCAAGATTATGCACGATGATGTCCTGGAGCTGATTCCCGGTGAATATTTTATGAAGTATGTGAATATGAGTGATGAGCGTAAAAGTTCCACATCAGTCGAATCACATGACTTAAAGAAAGGGAAGAGGCATAGCGAGGAAGATAGTGTAGTTGCAAAGAGAAATCGACAAGTTATGGAAGATGAGGCTTTGGCAAGAACATCGCAG GAAAGCTTTGCAGAAGAGAGTACATCTGTTACTGAGGTAGTAAGTTCACTTGATAGTGCTGGTTCTTCCGAGAGAAACAAAGAGAGAACACATTCTGTCGGCCCTTTGAAAGATGTACTTCCGTTGACTTTTCGACTCATGCGTGTCCAAGGTCTTCCATCATGGACTAACACTTCAACAGTTACCATTCCGGATGTCATACAG GGTGAAGTGCTTCTTGCTGTACTCTCAAATTATATGGTGGACATGGATTGGTTGCTTACTG CATGTCCAAGTCTAAGGAAAGTTCCACATGTCCTAGTTCTGCATGGAGAAGATGGTGCTTCATTGGAGCGCTTGAAG AAAACGAAGCCTGCAAATTGGATCCTTCACAAGCCCCCGCTCCCAATATCATTTGGAACACATCATTCGAAGGCCATGCTGCTTGTATATCCTCAAGGGATTCGTGTTGTTGTTCACACTGCAAATTTGATACATGTTGACTGGAATAACAAAAGTCAGGGATTATGGACGCAAGATTTTCCATGGAAGAAAGCAAATGATACGAGTACAAATATTGGTTTTGAGAATGACCTGGTTGATTATCTCAGGGCACTTAAG TGGCCTGAGTTCAGGGTAAATCTCCCAGTTGCCGGTGATGTCAACATCAATGCAGCATTCTTTCGGAAATTTGATTATAGTAGCTCAACG GTCAGGTTGATCGGATCTGTTCCTGGTTATCATGTCGGTCCCAATATGAAAAAGTGGGGCCATATGAAGCTTAGGAGTGTTCTTGAAGAGTGCGTATTTGAAAAGCAGTTTTGCAAGTCACCACTTATTTATCAG TTTTCGTCCTTGGGGTCACTTGATGAGAAATGGATGAGTGAGTTTGCATGTTCGTTATCAGCTGGTAAAGCAGATGATGGATCACAGTTGGGTATTGGGAAACCACTGATTGTATGGCCAACAGTGGAGGATGTTAGGTGCTCAATAGAG GGCTATGCAGCTGGCAGTTGCATTCCAAGTCCTCAAAAGAATGTTGAGAAAGATTTCTTGCGAAAATATTGGTCCAGGTGGAAAGCAGACCACGTAGGCCGTTG CCGTGCTATGCCGCACATAAAAACTTTTACTCGCTACAATGGTCAAAATATTGC ATGGTTTCTGCTTACCTCATCAAATTTAAGCAAAGCTGCTTGGGGAGCACTGCAGAAGAACAATACACAGCTGATGATACGATCATATGAG TTAGGTGTATTGTTCTTGCCCAAAACTCTCCAGTCTGTTCCACAATTTTCATGCACAGACAAGAGCCGCTCAAACCTG GATAAACTTGCCCTTGGTAAGAACATCAAGACCAAGCTGGTGACACTTTGCTGGAAAGGTGATGAAGAAAAGGATCCATCTGCAGAAGTTGTGAGATTGCCAGTGCCATATCAAATCCCTCCACAACTCTACGGCCCGGAAG ATGTCCCATGGTCGTGGGATCGGAGGTACACGAAGAAGGATGTGTATGGTTCAGTCTGGCCACGCCATGGCTAG
- the LOC123052522 gene encoding probable glutathione S-transferase GSTU6, translating to MEEELTLVGYWSSPFALRARFALNLKGLPYAYVEEVGLFDGKSPLLLASNPVHKRVPVLIHNGKPVPESQLIVQYVDEAFPASSPRLLPPDPHERAVARFWASYVDGELLSAWLPVYGGRTGEERAEAAGRVGAALETLERAFGECSKGKGFFGGDTVGLVDVVLGGFVGWLQTSEAMCGVRLLDAAATPLLAAWAERFRALDGVKEVMPDAQRLLEYNLMRRARLGLPPTSPPPPLQHQ from the coding sequence ATGGAGGAGGAGCTGACGCTGGTGGGGTACTGGTCGAGCCCGTTCGCGTTGCGCGCGCGCTTCGCCCTCAACCTCAAGGGCCTCCCCTACGCGTACGTGGAGGAGGTGGGCCTCTTCGACGGCAAGagcccgctcctcctcgcctccaACCCCGTGCACAAGAGGGTGCCGGTGCTCATCCACAACGGCAAGCCCGTCCCCGAGTCGCAGCTCATCGTGCAGTACGTCGACGAGGCTTTCCCGGCCAGCTCCCCGCGCCTCCTCCCTCCCGACCCGCACGAGCGCGCCGTCGCTCGCTTCTGGGCCTCCTACGTCGACGGCGAGCTGCTCAGCGCGTGGCTGCCCGTCTACGGCGGACGCACCGGCGAGGAGAGGGCAGAGGCGGCGGGGCGGGTCGGCGCCGCCCTGGAGACGCTGGAGCGAGCGTTCGGGGAGTGCTCCAAGGGGAAGGGCTTCTTCGGCGGGGACACGGTGGGGCTCGTGGACGTCGTGCTCGGCGGCTTCGTCGGGTGGCTGCAGACGTCCGAGGCCATGTGCGGCGTGAGGCTGCTCGACGCCGCCGCGACGCCGCTGCTGGCGGCCTGGGCGGAGCGGTTTCGCGCGCTCGACGGCGTCAAGGAGGTGATGCCGGATGCGCAGAGGCTGCTCGAGTACAACCTGATGAGGCGAGCTCGCCTCGGGctgccgccgacctcgccgccgccgccgctacagcACCAATAG